Proteins found in one Magnolia sinica isolate HGM2019 chromosome 5, MsV1, whole genome shotgun sequence genomic segment:
- the LOC131245620 gene encoding pentatricopeptide repeat-containing protein At5g47360 → MKARKIMTVHPISPFFTTVHHHSNTPSPSSSSPSKHSLSTAADSYLNLLLQGNASQTLPPLEKTLSQIKQKLDSSSVETVLRNPSTVRPLALRFFVWAGHQPNYRHTALMYSKACEFLEIAHRPQTLTDLLEAYRVERCPVSVRTFKIILNLCREAKLADQALGVLKRMGEFNCRPDTASYNVVIRLFVEKKEISMVEDLVEEMALIGLYPDVITCIAMIKGFCNAGRLEDAWAVVRRMRCHGCIPNVAVYSALLDGACRSGSLETALELLEEMEKEKNGCEPNVVTYTSVIQRMFEKGRVDEALTVLDRMREKGCAPNWVTISTVINGLCMEGWIDDAYRLIEKMVAEGSCSSDRCYSSLTVSLLRMKALDEAEKLVRRMLDSGVTPDGLASGSLIKDLCLAGRALDGFRFFHEVEKVCGLLLDSDVYSVLVAGLCRQGHLVEAAAVVGVMVARGIRARAPYIDGVVEELKAAGDNELALHLLGIGG, encoded by the coding sequence ATGAAAGCACGTAAGATCATGACCGTCCATCCAATCTCTCCTTTCTTCACTACCGTCCATCATCATTCTAACACCCCATCGCCCTCATCATCATCTCCATCCAAACACTCACTATCTACAGCTGCAGACTCTTACTTGAATCTCCTTCTCCAAGGAAACGCTTCCCAAACACTTCCACCCCTAGAAAAAACCCTATCCCAAATCAAACAGAAGCTCGACTCCTCCTCCGTCGAAACCGTCCTCCGCAATCCCTCCACCGTCCGACCATTGGCCCTCCGATTCTTCGTCTGGGCCGGTCACCAACCCAATTACCGCCACACCGCGTTGATGTACAGCAAAGCCTGCGAATTTCTCGAAATCGCCCACCGCCctcaaaccctaaccgacctTCTAGAAGCTTACAGGGTCGAACGGTGTCCAGTCTCCGTCAGAACCTTCAAGATCATTCTCAATCTCTGCAGAGAAGCGAAGCTTGCTGATCAGGCATTGGGTGTCCTGAAGAGGATGGGGGAATTCAATTGCCGGCCGGACACGGCTTCCTACAATGTTGTCATCCGTCTCTTTGTTGAGAAGAAGGAGATCAGTATGGTGGAAGATCTAGTGGAAGAGATGGCGCTGATTGGGCTTTACCCTGATGTGATCACCTGCATTGCGATGATCAAGGGGTTCTGCAATGCAGGCCGGTTGGAGGATGCGTGGGCTGTCGTCCGACGTATGCGGTGCCATGGGTGCATCCCGAATGTGGCTGTGTACTCTGCGTTGCTTGATGGGGCTTGCAGGAGTGGGAGTTTGGAGACTGCATTGGAGTTGTTGGAAGAGATGGAGAAAGAGAAGAATGGCTGTGAGCCGAATGTTGTCACGTATACGTCGGTAATTCAGAGAATGTTTGAGAAGGGCAGAGTAGATGAAGCGTTGACGGTTTTGGATCGGATGCGGGAGAAAGGGTGTGCTCCGAATTGGGTCACGATCAGCACGGTTATTAATGGGCTTTGTATGGAAGGATGgatagatgatgcgtataggctgATTGAGAAAATGGTGGCAGAAGGGAGCTGTTCAAGCGATCGATGTTATAGCTCGCTGACAGTCTCTTTGCTGCGGATGAAGGCTTTGGATGAAGCAGAGAAGCTTGTTAGGAGGATGTTGGACAGTGGTGTTACGCCAGATGGATTGGCGTCTGGGTCATTGATAAAGGATCTTTGCTTGGCAGGACGGGCTTTGGACGGGTTTCGGTTTTTTCATGAAGTAGAGAAGGTGTGTGGACTGCTTCTTGATTCGGATGTTTATTCTGTTTTGGTTGCAGGGCTTTGTCGGCAAGGCCATTTGGTCGAAGCTGCAGCCGTGGTTGGTGTGATGGTTGCTAGAGGGATTCGAGCGAGAGCTCCTTATATTGATGGTGTTGTGGAAGAACTGAAGGCGGCTGGTGACAATGAGCTGGCTTTGCACCTTTTGGGTATTGGAGGATGA